A stretch of Myceligenerans xiligouense DNA encodes these proteins:
- the lysA gene encoding diaminopimelate decarboxylase, which translates to MAPAAGGTSEGSGTTPVVGAAATTAAGEPGATGGPGATAVVAGQLGSTALPVGSAGEPWSSGVRRGNDGAVEVAGVGVAELAADHGTPSYVLDEADFRARARAYRTAFEAAFAAVGTGVDVYYAGKALLTMAVARWAREEGLRVDTASGGELAVALRAGVPGEAIGLHGNNKSDAEIAHAFDHGVGRIIVDSLAEIDRVADLAAERGVVAPVMVRVTTGVHAGGHEYISTAHEDQKFGLSVNVAAGPGTDSPAMAALLRILERPSLRLLGIHSHIGSQILDPDGFEAAARAVLELRAELATRTGVLVGEVDLGGGYGIAYLPGEVALDPERVAQDIASSVAEAAANLGTPLPRFSIEPGRAIVGPAGMTLYTVGTVKPVTVGGDDGEPFTRLYVSVDGGMSDNIRPALYGADYHAEVVGRSSVAEPVLARVVGKHCESGDIVVHQVMLPGDVRAGDLLAVAATGAYGRSMASNYNMLPRPPVVGVRDGASRVLVRRETEDDLLRLDQG; encoded by the coding sequence ATGGCACCGGCAGCGGGCGGCACGTCCGAGGGGTCTGGTACGACGCCGGTCGTGGGCGCCGCGGCGACGACCGCGGCGGGTGAACCTGGTGCGACGGGTGGTCCCGGTGCGACGGCGGTCGTGGCCGGGCAGCTCGGTTCCACCGCGCTTCCCGTCGGTTCGGCCGGCGAACCGTGGTCGAGCGGTGTGCGTCGCGGCAACGACGGTGCGGTGGAGGTCGCGGGGGTCGGGGTCGCCGAACTCGCGGCGGACCACGGGACGCCGTCGTACGTCCTCGACGAGGCAGACTTCCGGGCGCGCGCTCGCGCCTACCGGACCGCTTTCGAAGCGGCGTTCGCAGCTGTGGGAACGGGCGTGGACGTGTACTACGCGGGCAAGGCGCTGCTCACCATGGCGGTCGCGCGCTGGGCGCGCGAGGAGGGCCTGCGGGTGGACACCGCGTCGGGTGGCGAGCTGGCCGTTGCGCTCCGCGCCGGGGTGCCCGGCGAGGCGATCGGGCTGCACGGCAACAACAAGTCGGACGCGGAGATCGCGCATGCATTCGACCACGGTGTGGGCCGGATCATCGTCGACTCGCTCGCCGAGATCGACCGCGTCGCGGATCTGGCGGCGGAGCGAGGCGTCGTCGCGCCGGTGATGGTGCGCGTGACCACGGGCGTGCACGCGGGTGGGCACGAGTACATCTCCACCGCGCACGAGGACCAGAAGTTCGGGCTGTCGGTCAACGTGGCGGCCGGGCCGGGCACCGACAGCCCTGCGATGGCCGCGTTGCTGCGGATCCTGGAGCGGCCGAGCCTGCGCCTGCTCGGCATCCACTCGCACATCGGCTCGCAGATCCTCGATCCGGACGGGTTCGAGGCGGCCGCGCGCGCGGTCCTGGAACTACGCGCGGAGCTGGCGACCCGGACCGGTGTGCTGGTGGGCGAGGTGGACCTGGGCGGCGGCTACGGTATCGCGTACCTCCCGGGCGAGGTCGCCCTGGACCCGGAGCGCGTCGCCCAGGACATCGCCTCCTCGGTGGCGGAGGCGGCCGCGAATCTCGGCACGCCCCTGCCGCGGTTCTCGATCGAGCCGGGACGGGCGATCGTCGGGCCGGCGGGAATGACGTTGTACACGGTGGGCACGGTCAAGCCCGTGACGGTGGGCGGGGACGACGGCGAACCGTTCACCCGGTTGTACGTCTCGGTCGACGGTGGCATGAGCGACAACATCCGGCCCGCGCTGTACGGCGCGGACTATCACGCGGAGGTCGTCGGCCGGAGTTCCGTCGCGGAGCCCGTGCTGGCGCGTGTGGTCGGGAAGCACTGCGAGTCCGGCGACATCGTGGTGCATCAGGTGATGCTGCCCGGTGACGTGCGTGCGGGTGACCTGCTCGCGGTCGCCGCGACGGGCGCCTACGGCCGGTCCATGGCGTCGAACTACAACATGCTGCCGCGGCCGCCGGTCGTGGGCGTACGTGATGGAGCTTCCCGTGTCCTGGTCCGTCGCGAGACCGAGGACGACCTGCTGCGGCTGGACCAGGGGTAG
- the argS gene encoding arginine--tRNA ligase — MTPTELSGALSAALAAAVADGTLQLPAEAIPASVHVERPRQREHGDWATNVALQLAKKAGTTPRALAEDLAARLGENAGIKSVDVAGPGFLNITLDAGAAGELARTIVEAGAEYGRTDSLAGQVIDLEYISANPTGPLHIGHTRWAALGDAMARILRAAGADVTAEYYINDAGAQMDRFGGSILARATGGDIPEGGYNGEYVKELAAKVLERRPDLPDLPEDEAIAVAREEGYQLQLAEIREVLEGFGVHFDVWFSERDLHESGAVEQAVDRLREQGHVFDAGGAVWLRTTDFTDDKDRVLIRANGEPTYFAADAAYYLSKKDRGFPGKIYLLGADHHGYINRLKAIAACAGDDPQQNIEVLIGQLVNVGGAKLSKRVGNIIELRDLVEWIGRDAVRYSLARYPADTPLELQGEDMLKQTNDNPVFYVQYAHSRTCAVDRNAAERGVRLEDAFDPSLLSHESESALIGRLTEYPRIVAQAAELREPHRVARYLEALAGDYHSWYNDDAKLRANPYPDEAVTDAHRTRLWLNDAVRTVLANGLDLLGVSAPERM; from the coding sequence GTGACCCCCACCGAGCTCTCCGGAGCACTCAGCGCTGCCCTTGCCGCGGCTGTGGCCGACGGCACCCTTCAGCTCCCCGCCGAGGCGATCCCCGCCTCGGTGCACGTGGAGCGTCCCCGGCAGCGAGAGCACGGCGACTGGGCCACGAACGTCGCGCTCCAGCTCGCCAAGAAGGCCGGTACCACGCCTCGTGCGCTCGCCGAGGACCTGGCCGCGAGGCTGGGGGAGAACGCCGGGATCAAGTCGGTCGACGTCGCCGGTCCGGGCTTCCTGAACATCACGCTCGATGCCGGTGCCGCCGGTGAACTGGCTCGCACCATCGTCGAGGCCGGCGCCGAGTACGGCCGCACGGACTCGCTCGCCGGCCAGGTCATCGACCTGGAGTACATCAGCGCCAACCCGACCGGCCCGCTGCACATCGGCCACACCCGCTGGGCCGCGCTGGGCGACGCGATGGCCCGGATCCTGCGGGCCGCGGGCGCGGACGTCACCGCCGAGTACTACATCAACGACGCCGGTGCGCAGATGGACAGGTTCGGCGGCTCGATCCTGGCCCGGGCGACCGGCGGGGACATCCCCGAGGGCGGTTACAACGGTGAGTACGTCAAGGAACTCGCCGCCAAGGTGCTCGAGAGGCGGCCGGACCTGCCGGACCTCCCTGAGGACGAGGCGATCGCCGTCGCGCGCGAGGAGGGCTACCAGCTCCAGCTCGCGGAGATCCGCGAGGTGCTGGAAGGCTTCGGGGTGCACTTCGACGTGTGGTTCTCCGAGCGTGACCTGCACGAGTCCGGAGCCGTCGAGCAGGCGGTGGACCGGCTCCGCGAGCAGGGCCACGTGTTCGACGCCGGCGGCGCCGTCTGGCTGCGCACCACGGACTTCACGGACGACAAGGACCGTGTGCTCATCCGCGCGAACGGTGAGCCCACCTACTTCGCCGCGGACGCCGCCTACTACCTGTCCAAGAAGGACCGCGGCTTCCCCGGCAAGATCTACCTGCTCGGCGCCGACCACCACGGCTACATCAACCGCCTCAAGGCCATCGCCGCCTGCGCGGGGGACGACCCGCAGCAGAACATCGAGGTGCTGATCGGCCAGCTCGTGAACGTCGGCGGCGCGAAGCTGTCCAAGCGTGTCGGGAACATCATCGAGCTGCGGGACCTCGTCGAGTGGATCGGACGAGACGCGGTGCGCTACTCGCTCGCGCGCTACCCGGCGGATACGCCGCTGGAGCTCCAGGGCGAGGACATGCTCAAGCAGACCAACGACAACCCCGTCTTCTACGTGCAGTACGCGCACTCGCGGACCTGCGCCGTGGACCGGAACGCGGCCGAACGCGGCGTGCGACTCGAGGACGCCTTCGACCCGTCGCTGCTCAGCCACGAGTCGGAGAGCGCGTTGATCGGCCGTCTCACCGAGTACCCGCGCATCGTCGCCCAGGCCGCCGAACTGCGCGAGCCGCACCGCGTGGCCCGCTACCTCGAGGCGCTCGCCGGCGACTACCACTCCTGGTACAACGACGACGCCAAGCTGCGCGCCAACCCCTATCCCGACGAGGCCGTGACCGATGCGCACCGCACCCGTCTCTGGCTGAACGACGCCGTCCGCACGGTCCTCGCCAACGGCCTGGACCTGCTGGGCGTGAGCGCCCCGGAGCGGATGTGA
- a CDS encoding SigE family RNA polymerase sigma factor: MNSQTASAAPSVAVHTTGSKTERFTAFAEAATPSLSRLALFLTGDEHRARDLVQHALERTYLAWGRVAAGNPEAYARRIVVNARIDGWRKRRRETLADPAELWDAQTPDPTSGVLHRDQLVRALRTLPPAQRRVIVLRYLYDLSEADTAAELGVSAGSIKSAASRGLARLRMVLDDEPASKTATQHKGTTR; encoded by the coding sequence ATGAACTCCCAGACCGCCTCCGCGGCGCCAAGCGTCGCCGTGCACACCACGGGCAGCAAGACCGAGCGCTTCACGGCCTTCGCCGAGGCTGCGACCCCCTCGCTGTCCCGTCTCGCCCTCTTTCTCACCGGGGACGAGCACCGTGCCCGCGACCTCGTGCAGCACGCGTTGGAGCGGACCTATCTCGCCTGGGGTCGCGTGGCCGCCGGTAACCCGGAGGCGTACGCGCGGCGGATCGTCGTGAACGCGCGGATCGACGGCTGGCGCAAGCGACGCCGCGAGACGCTGGCCGACCCGGCCGAGCTGTGGGATGCGCAGACTCCTGACCCGACGTCGGGAGTACTGCACCGGGACCAGCTGGTCCGGGCCCTGCGGACGCTGCCGCCCGCGCAGCGGCGCGTGATCGTGCTGCGCTACCTGTATGACCTCAGCGAAGCGGATACCGCCGCCGAACTCGGTGTGTCCGCCGGCTCGATCAAGTCCGCCGCGTCCCGCGGACTGGCACGCCTGCGCATGGTGCTCGACGACGAGCCCGCCTCGAAGACCGCCACCCAGCACAAGGGGACGACTCGATGA